The Halichoerus grypus chromosome 14, mHalGry1.hap1.1, whole genome shotgun sequence genome contains a region encoding:
- the RALGDS gene encoding ral guanine nucleotide dissociation stimulator isoform X5 produces the protein MAREAGPTVPRARKGWVFFACVSVVTARRWAIARRATLRSPTPWPAPMPAAATESCTQEIGEELVNGVIYSISLRKVQAHHGTNKGQRWLGCENEAALNLYETCKVRTVKAGTLEKLVEHLVPAFQGSDLSYVTIFLCTYRAFTTTQQVLDLLFKSRYGRRDALTASSRYGCILPYSDDDGGPQDQLKKAISSILGTWLDQYSEDFCQPPDFPCLKQLVAYVQLNMPGSDLERRAHLLLAQLELAEPTEAEPEGEKTGALSPAPAPAPVLKTAPELEPALAPTLLPTPEPDAAPEPAPEPDAAPEPAPEPEPSLSRALELETAPAPEPPWPSPVAAENGLNEKPHLLAFPPDLVAEQFTLMDAELFKKVVPYHCLGCIWSQRDKKGKEHLAPTVRATVTQFNSVANCVITTCLGDRSVTARDRARVVEHWIEVARECRVLKNFSSLYAILSALQSNSIHRLKKTWEEVSRDSFRIFQKLSEIFSDENNYSLSRELLIKEGTSKFATLEMNPKRAQKRPKETGVIQGTVPYLGTFLTDLVMLDTAMKDYLYGRLINFEKRRKEFEVIAQIKLLQSACNNYSIAPEEHFGAWFRAMERLSETESYNLSCELEPPSESASNTLKAKKNTAIVKRWSDRQVPSTELSTSGSSHSKSCDQLRCGPYLSSGDIADALSVHSAGSSSSDVEEINMSFVPESPDGQEKKFWESTSQSSPETSGISSASSTSSSSASTTPVAAARTHKRSVSGVCSYSCSRPLYNQQVGDRCIVRVSLDVDNGNMYKSILVTSQDKAPAVIRKAMDKHNLDEDEPDDYELVQVISDDRKLKIPDNANVFYAMNSTANYDFVLKKRTFTKGAKVRHGASSTLPRMKQKGLKIAKGIF, from the exons AGCTGCACGCAGGAGATCGGTGAGGAGCTGGTCAACGGGGTCATCTACTCCATCTCCCTGCGAAAGGTGCAGGCGCATCACGGCACCAACAAGGGCCAGCGCTGGCTTGGG TGTGAAAACGAGGCCGCCCTGAACCTGTATGAGACCTGCAAGGTGCGCACGGTAAAGGCAGGCACGCTGGAGAAGCTGGTGGAGCACCTGGTGCCTGCCTTCCAGGGCAGCGATCTCTCCTATGTCACCATCTTCCTGTGCACCTACCGAGCCTTCACCACCACCCAGCAGGTCCTGGACCTGCTGTTCAAAAG CAGGTACGGTAGACGTGACGCCCTCACGGCCTCCTCTAGATACGGATGCATCCTCCCTTACTCTGATGACGACGGCGGACCCCAGGACCAGTTAAAAAA GGCCATCTCCTCCattctgggcacctggctggacCAGTACTCGGAGGACTTCTGTCAGCCCCCAGATTTTCCCTGCCTCAAGCAGCTGGTGGCCTATGTGCAGCTCAACATGCCCGGTTCCGACCTGGAGCGCCGTGCCCACCTTCTGCTGGCCCAGCTGGAGCTCGcagagcccacggaggccgagcccgagggtgAGAAGACCGGAG CTTTGTCGCCTGCTCCAGCTCCAGCACCAGTTCTAAAAACAGCTCCAGAACTAGAGCCAGCTTTAGCACCAACTCTCCTGCCCACTCCAGAGCCAGACGCGGCTCCAGAACCAGCTCCAGAGCCAGACGCGGCTCCAGAACCAGCTCCAGAGCCAGAGCCGTCTCTGTCACGAGCGCTAGAGCTGGAGACAGCTCCAGCACCTGAGCCTCCCTGGCCTTCACCTGTGGCTGCAGAAAATGGCCTGAATGAGAAGCCTCACCTCTTGGCCTTCCCTCCCGACCTGGTGGCAGAGCAGTTTACCCTGATGGATGCG gagcTGTTCAAGAAGGTGGTGCCCTACCACTGTCTGGGCTGCATCTGGTCCCAGCGGGACAAGAAGGGCAAGGAGCACCTGGCTCCCACCGTCCGTGCCACGGTCACCCAGTTCAACAGCGTGGCCAACTGCGTCATCACCACCTGCCTGGGGGACCGGAGTGTGACGGCCCGGGACAGGGCCAGGGTGGTGGAGCACTGGATCGAGGTGGCCAGG gAGTGCCGCGTCCTCAAGAACTTCTCGTCACTCTACGCTATCCTGTCAGCCCTGCAGAGTAACTCCATTCACCGGCTGAAGAAGACGTGGGAAGAAGTTTCCAG GGACAGCTTCCGAATCTTTCAGAAGCTGTCGGAGATCTTCTCAGATGAGAACAACTattcgctgagcagagagctgctCATCAAG GAGGGGACTTCCAAGTTTGCCACCCTGGAGATGAACCCCAAGAGAGCTCAGAAGCGGCCAAAGGAGACG GGTGTCATCCAGGGCACCGTTCCATACCTGGGCACGTTCCTCACAGACCTGGTGATGCTGGACACCGCCATGAAAGACTATCTGTAT GGGAGACTGATCAACTTcgagaagaggaggaag GAATTCGAAGTGATCGCCCAGATCAAGCTGCTCCAGTCAGCATGCAACAATTACAGCATCGCCCCTGAGGAGCACTTTGGGGCCTGGTTCCGGGCCATGGAGCGGCTCAGCGAGACGGAGAG CTACAACCTATCGTGCGAGCTGGAGCCCCCCTCCGAGTCGGCCAGCAACACCCTCAAGGCCAAGAAGAACACGGCCATTGTCAAGCGCTGGAGCGA CCGCCAGGTCCCCAGCACGGAGCTCAGTACGAGCGGCAGCTCCCACTCCAAGTCCTGTGACCAGCTCAGGTGCGGCCCCTACCTCAGCAGCGGGGACATCGCCGACGCCCTCAGCGTCCACTCAGCCGGCTCGTCCAGCTCCGACGTGGAGGAGATCAACATGAGCTTTGTCCCAGAGTCCCCCGACGGTCAGGAAAAAAAG TTCTGGGAGTCGACCTCCCAGTCGTCCCCGGAGACCTCCGGCATCAGCTCGGCCTCCAGCACGTCCTCCTCGTCGGCCTCCACCACGCCCGTGGCCGCCGCACGCACCCACAAGCGCTCCGTGTCCGGGGTCTGCAGCTACAGCTGCTCGCGGCCGCTCTACAACCAGCAGGTGGGCGACCGCTGCATCGTCCGCGTCAGCCTGGACGTGGACAACGGCAACATGTACAAGAGCATCCTG GTAACCAGCCAAGATAAGGCTCCAGCCGTAATCCGCAAGGCCATGGACAAACACAACCTGGATGAGGATGAGCCAGATGACTATGAGCTAGTGCAGGTTATTTCAGACGATCGAA AGCTGAAGATCCCTGACAACGCCAACGTGTTCTACGCCATGAACTCAACTGCCAACTATGACTTTGTCCTAAAGAAACGGACCTTCACGAAAGGGGCAAAGGTCAGGCATGGCGCCAGCTCAACTCTTCCTCGCATGAAGCAGAAGGGACTCAAGATTGCTAAGGGCATCTTCTGA
- the RALGDS gene encoding ral guanine nucleotide dissociation stimulator isoform X6: MAREAGPTVPRARKGWVFFACVSVVTARRWAIARRATLRSPTPWPAPMPAAATESCTQEIGEELVNGVIYSISLRKVQAHHGTNKGQRWLGCENEAALNLYETCKVRTVKAGTLEKLVEHLVPAFQGSDLSYVTIFLCTYRAFTTTQQVLDLLFKRYGRRDALTASSRYGCILPYSDDDGGPQDQLKKAISSILGTWLDQYSEDFCQPPDFPCLKQLVAYVQLNMPGSDLERRAHLLLAQLELAEPTEAEPEGEKTGALSPAPAPAPVLKTAPELEPALAPTLLPTPEPDAAPEPAPEPDAAPEPAPEPEPSLSRALELETAPAPEPPWPSPVAAENGLNEKPHLLAFPPDLVAEQFTLMDAELFKKVVPYHCLGCIWSQRDKKGKEHLAPTVRATVTQFNSVANCVITTCLGDRSVTARDRARVVEHWIEVARECRVLKNFSSLYAILSALQSNSIHRLKKTWEEVSRDSFRIFQKLSEIFSDENNYSLSRELLIKEGTSKFATLEMNPKRAQKRPKETGVIQGTVPYLGTFLTDLVMLDTAMKDYLYGRLINFEKRRKEFEVIAQIKLLQSACNNYSIAPEEHFGAWFRAMERLSETESYNLSCELEPPSESASNTLKAKKNTAIVKRWSDRQVPSTELSTSGSSHSKSCDQLRCGPYLSSGDIADALSVHSAGSSSSDVEEINMSFVPESPDGQEKKFWESTSQSSPETSGISSASSTSSSSASTTPVAAARTHKRSVSGVCSYSCSRPLYNQQVGDRCIVRVSLDVDNGNMYKSILVTSQDKAPAVIRKAMDKHNLDEDEPDDYELVQVISDDRKLKIPDNANVFYAMNSTANYDFVLKKRTFTKGAKVRHGASSTLPRMKQKGLKIAKGIF, from the exons AGCTGCACGCAGGAGATCGGTGAGGAGCTGGTCAACGGGGTCATCTACTCCATCTCCCTGCGAAAGGTGCAGGCGCATCACGGCACCAACAAGGGCCAGCGCTGGCTTGGG TGTGAAAACGAGGCCGCCCTGAACCTGTATGAGACCTGCAAGGTGCGCACGGTAAAGGCAGGCACGCTGGAGAAGCTGGTGGAGCACCTGGTGCCTGCCTTCCAGGGCAGCGATCTCTCCTATGTCACCATCTTCCTGTGCACCTACCGAGCCTTCACCACCACCCAGCAGGTCCTGGACCTGCTGTTCAAAAG GTACGGTAGACGTGACGCCCTCACGGCCTCCTCTAGATACGGATGCATCCTCCCTTACTCTGATGACGACGGCGGACCCCAGGACCAGTTAAAAAA GGCCATCTCCTCCattctgggcacctggctggacCAGTACTCGGAGGACTTCTGTCAGCCCCCAGATTTTCCCTGCCTCAAGCAGCTGGTGGCCTATGTGCAGCTCAACATGCCCGGTTCCGACCTGGAGCGCCGTGCCCACCTTCTGCTGGCCCAGCTGGAGCTCGcagagcccacggaggccgagcccgagggtgAGAAGACCGGAG CTTTGTCGCCTGCTCCAGCTCCAGCACCAGTTCTAAAAACAGCTCCAGAACTAGAGCCAGCTTTAGCACCAACTCTCCTGCCCACTCCAGAGCCAGACGCGGCTCCAGAACCAGCTCCAGAGCCAGACGCGGCTCCAGAACCAGCTCCAGAGCCAGAGCCGTCTCTGTCACGAGCGCTAGAGCTGGAGACAGCTCCAGCACCTGAGCCTCCCTGGCCTTCACCTGTGGCTGCAGAAAATGGCCTGAATGAGAAGCCTCACCTCTTGGCCTTCCCTCCCGACCTGGTGGCAGAGCAGTTTACCCTGATGGATGCG gagcTGTTCAAGAAGGTGGTGCCCTACCACTGTCTGGGCTGCATCTGGTCCCAGCGGGACAAGAAGGGCAAGGAGCACCTGGCTCCCACCGTCCGTGCCACGGTCACCCAGTTCAACAGCGTGGCCAACTGCGTCATCACCACCTGCCTGGGGGACCGGAGTGTGACGGCCCGGGACAGGGCCAGGGTGGTGGAGCACTGGATCGAGGTGGCCAGG gAGTGCCGCGTCCTCAAGAACTTCTCGTCACTCTACGCTATCCTGTCAGCCCTGCAGAGTAACTCCATTCACCGGCTGAAGAAGACGTGGGAAGAAGTTTCCAG GGACAGCTTCCGAATCTTTCAGAAGCTGTCGGAGATCTTCTCAGATGAGAACAACTattcgctgagcagagagctgctCATCAAG GAGGGGACTTCCAAGTTTGCCACCCTGGAGATGAACCCCAAGAGAGCTCAGAAGCGGCCAAAGGAGACG GGTGTCATCCAGGGCACCGTTCCATACCTGGGCACGTTCCTCACAGACCTGGTGATGCTGGACACCGCCATGAAAGACTATCTGTAT GGGAGACTGATCAACTTcgagaagaggaggaag GAATTCGAAGTGATCGCCCAGATCAAGCTGCTCCAGTCAGCATGCAACAATTACAGCATCGCCCCTGAGGAGCACTTTGGGGCCTGGTTCCGGGCCATGGAGCGGCTCAGCGAGACGGAGAG CTACAACCTATCGTGCGAGCTGGAGCCCCCCTCCGAGTCGGCCAGCAACACCCTCAAGGCCAAGAAGAACACGGCCATTGTCAAGCGCTGGAGCGA CCGCCAGGTCCCCAGCACGGAGCTCAGTACGAGCGGCAGCTCCCACTCCAAGTCCTGTGACCAGCTCAGGTGCGGCCCCTACCTCAGCAGCGGGGACATCGCCGACGCCCTCAGCGTCCACTCAGCCGGCTCGTCCAGCTCCGACGTGGAGGAGATCAACATGAGCTTTGTCCCAGAGTCCCCCGACGGTCAGGAAAAAAAG TTCTGGGAGTCGACCTCCCAGTCGTCCCCGGAGACCTCCGGCATCAGCTCGGCCTCCAGCACGTCCTCCTCGTCGGCCTCCACCACGCCCGTGGCCGCCGCACGCACCCACAAGCGCTCCGTGTCCGGGGTCTGCAGCTACAGCTGCTCGCGGCCGCTCTACAACCAGCAGGTGGGCGACCGCTGCATCGTCCGCGTCAGCCTGGACGTGGACAACGGCAACATGTACAAGAGCATCCTG GTAACCAGCCAAGATAAGGCTCCAGCCGTAATCCGCAAGGCCATGGACAAACACAACCTGGATGAGGATGAGCCAGATGACTATGAGCTAGTGCAGGTTATTTCAGACGATCGAA AGCTGAAGATCCCTGACAACGCCAACGTGTTCTACGCCATGAACTCAACTGCCAACTATGACTTTGTCCTAAAGAAACGGACCTTCACGAAAGGGGCAAAGGTCAGGCATGGCGCCAGCTCAACTCTTCCTCGCATGAAGCAGAAGGGACTCAAGATTGCTAAGGGCATCTTCTGA
- the RALGDS gene encoding ral guanine nucleotide dissociation stimulator isoform X9 yields the protein MCLQAGSRAPAPPSLLPAPTAPWQPGAGRPPGQGPSRSCTQEIGEELVNGVIYSISLRKVQAHHGTNKGQRWLGCENEAALNLYETCKVRTVKAGTLEKLVEHLVPAFQGSDLSYVTIFLCTYRAFTTTQQVLDLLFKSRYGRRDALTASSRYGCILPYSDDDGGPQDQLKKAISSILGTWLDQYSEDFCQPPDFPCLKQLVAYVQLNMPGSDLERRAHLLLAQLELAEPTEAEPEGEKTGALSPAPAPAPVLKTAPELEPALAPTLLPTPEPDAAPEPAPEPDAAPEPAPEPEPSLSRALELETAPAPEPPWPSPVAAENGLNEKPHLLAFPPDLVAEQFTLMDAELFKKVVPYHCLGCIWSQRDKKGKEHLAPTVRATVTQFNSVANCVITTCLGDRSVTARDRARVVEHWIEVARECRVLKNFSSLYAILSALQSNSIHRLKKTWEEVSRDSFRIFQKLSEIFSDENNYSLSRELLIKEGTSKFATLEMNPKRAQKRPKETGVIQGTVPYLGTFLTDLVMLDTAMKDYLYGRLINFEKRRKEFEVIAQIKLLQSACNNYSIAPEEHFGAWFRAMERLSETESYNLSCELEPPSESASNTLKAKKNTAIVKRWSDRQVPSTELSTSGSSHSKSCDQLRCGPYLSSGDIADALSVHSAGSSSSDVEEINMSFVPESPDGQEKKFWESTSQSSPETSGISSASSTSSSSASTTPVAAARTHKRSVSGVCSYSCSRPLYNQQVGDRCIVRVSLDVDNGNMYKSILVTSQDKAPAVIRKAMDKHNLDEDEPDDYELVQVISDDRKLKIPDNANVFYAMNSTANYDFVLKKRTFTKGAKVRHGASSTLPRMKQKGLKIAKGIF from the exons AGCTGCACGCAGGAGATCGGTGAGGAGCTGGTCAACGGGGTCATCTACTCCATCTCCCTGCGAAAGGTGCAGGCGCATCACGGCACCAACAAGGGCCAGCGCTGGCTTGGG TGTGAAAACGAGGCCGCCCTGAACCTGTATGAGACCTGCAAGGTGCGCACGGTAAAGGCAGGCACGCTGGAGAAGCTGGTGGAGCACCTGGTGCCTGCCTTCCAGGGCAGCGATCTCTCCTATGTCACCATCTTCCTGTGCACCTACCGAGCCTTCACCACCACCCAGCAGGTCCTGGACCTGCTGTTCAAAAG CAGGTACGGTAGACGTGACGCCCTCACGGCCTCCTCTAGATACGGATGCATCCTCCCTTACTCTGATGACGACGGCGGACCCCAGGACCAGTTAAAAAA GGCCATCTCCTCCattctgggcacctggctggacCAGTACTCGGAGGACTTCTGTCAGCCCCCAGATTTTCCCTGCCTCAAGCAGCTGGTGGCCTATGTGCAGCTCAACATGCCCGGTTCCGACCTGGAGCGCCGTGCCCACCTTCTGCTGGCCCAGCTGGAGCTCGcagagcccacggaggccgagcccgagggtgAGAAGACCGGAG CTTTGTCGCCTGCTCCAGCTCCAGCACCAGTTCTAAAAACAGCTCCAGAACTAGAGCCAGCTTTAGCACCAACTCTCCTGCCCACTCCAGAGCCAGACGCGGCTCCAGAACCAGCTCCAGAGCCAGACGCGGCTCCAGAACCAGCTCCAGAGCCAGAGCCGTCTCTGTCACGAGCGCTAGAGCTGGAGACAGCTCCAGCACCTGAGCCTCCCTGGCCTTCACCTGTGGCTGCAGAAAATGGCCTGAATGAGAAGCCTCACCTCTTGGCCTTCCCTCCCGACCTGGTGGCAGAGCAGTTTACCCTGATGGATGCG gagcTGTTCAAGAAGGTGGTGCCCTACCACTGTCTGGGCTGCATCTGGTCCCAGCGGGACAAGAAGGGCAAGGAGCACCTGGCTCCCACCGTCCGTGCCACGGTCACCCAGTTCAACAGCGTGGCCAACTGCGTCATCACCACCTGCCTGGGGGACCGGAGTGTGACGGCCCGGGACAGGGCCAGGGTGGTGGAGCACTGGATCGAGGTGGCCAGG gAGTGCCGCGTCCTCAAGAACTTCTCGTCACTCTACGCTATCCTGTCAGCCCTGCAGAGTAACTCCATTCACCGGCTGAAGAAGACGTGGGAAGAAGTTTCCAG GGACAGCTTCCGAATCTTTCAGAAGCTGTCGGAGATCTTCTCAGATGAGAACAACTattcgctgagcagagagctgctCATCAAG GAGGGGACTTCCAAGTTTGCCACCCTGGAGATGAACCCCAAGAGAGCTCAGAAGCGGCCAAAGGAGACG GGTGTCATCCAGGGCACCGTTCCATACCTGGGCACGTTCCTCACAGACCTGGTGATGCTGGACACCGCCATGAAAGACTATCTGTAT GGGAGACTGATCAACTTcgagaagaggaggaag GAATTCGAAGTGATCGCCCAGATCAAGCTGCTCCAGTCAGCATGCAACAATTACAGCATCGCCCCTGAGGAGCACTTTGGGGCCTGGTTCCGGGCCATGGAGCGGCTCAGCGAGACGGAGAG CTACAACCTATCGTGCGAGCTGGAGCCCCCCTCCGAGTCGGCCAGCAACACCCTCAAGGCCAAGAAGAACACGGCCATTGTCAAGCGCTGGAGCGA CCGCCAGGTCCCCAGCACGGAGCTCAGTACGAGCGGCAGCTCCCACTCCAAGTCCTGTGACCAGCTCAGGTGCGGCCCCTACCTCAGCAGCGGGGACATCGCCGACGCCCTCAGCGTCCACTCAGCCGGCTCGTCCAGCTCCGACGTGGAGGAGATCAACATGAGCTTTGTCCCAGAGTCCCCCGACGGTCAGGAAAAAAAG TTCTGGGAGTCGACCTCCCAGTCGTCCCCGGAGACCTCCGGCATCAGCTCGGCCTCCAGCACGTCCTCCTCGTCGGCCTCCACCACGCCCGTGGCCGCCGCACGCACCCACAAGCGCTCCGTGTCCGGGGTCTGCAGCTACAGCTGCTCGCGGCCGCTCTACAACCAGCAGGTGGGCGACCGCTGCATCGTCCGCGTCAGCCTGGACGTGGACAACGGCAACATGTACAAGAGCATCCTG GTAACCAGCCAAGATAAGGCTCCAGCCGTAATCCGCAAGGCCATGGACAAACACAACCTGGATGAGGATGAGCCAGATGACTATGAGCTAGTGCAGGTTATTTCAGACGATCGAA AGCTGAAGATCCCTGACAACGCCAACGTGTTCTACGCCATGAACTCAACTGCCAACTATGACTTTGTCCTAAAGAAACGGACCTTCACGAAAGGGGCAAAGGTCAGGCATGGCGCCAGCTCAACTCTTCCTCGCATGAAGCAGAAGGGACTCAAGATTGCTAAGGGCATCTTCTGA
- the RALGDS gene encoding ral guanine nucleotide dissociation stimulator isoform X10, which translates to MLLVPPSVRADESCTQEIGEELVNGVIYSISLRKVQAHHGTNKGQRWLGCENEAALNLYETCKVRTVKAGTLEKLVEHLVPAFQGSDLSYVTIFLCTYRAFTTTQQVLDLLFKSRYGRRDALTASSRYGCILPYSDDDGGPQDQLKKAISSILGTWLDQYSEDFCQPPDFPCLKQLVAYVQLNMPGSDLERRAHLLLAQLELAEPTEAEPEGEKTGALSPAPAPAPVLKTAPELEPALAPTLLPTPEPDAAPEPAPEPDAAPEPAPEPEPSLSRALELETAPAPEPPWPSPVAAENGLNEKPHLLAFPPDLVAEQFTLMDAELFKKVVPYHCLGCIWSQRDKKGKEHLAPTVRATVTQFNSVANCVITTCLGDRSVTARDRARVVEHWIEVARECRVLKNFSSLYAILSALQSNSIHRLKKTWEEVSRDSFRIFQKLSEIFSDENNYSLSRELLIKEGTSKFATLEMNPKRAQKRPKETGVIQGTVPYLGTFLTDLVMLDTAMKDYLYGRLINFEKRRKEFEVIAQIKLLQSACNNYSIAPEEHFGAWFRAMERLSETESYNLSCELEPPSESASNTLKAKKNTAIVKRWSDRQVPSTELSTSGSSHSKSCDQLRCGPYLSSGDIADALSVHSAGSSSSDVEEINMSFVPESPDGQEKKFWESTSQSSPETSGISSASSTSSSSASTTPVAAARTHKRSVSGVCSYSCSRPLYNQQVGDRCIVRVSLDVDNGNMYKSILVTSQDKAPAVIRKAMDKHNLDEDEPDDYELVQVISDDRKLKIPDNANVFYAMNSTANYDFVLKKRTFTKGAKVRHGASSTLPRMKQKGLKIAKGIF; encoded by the exons AGCTGCACGCAGGAGATCGGTGAGGAGCTGGTCAACGGGGTCATCTACTCCATCTCCCTGCGAAAGGTGCAGGCGCATCACGGCACCAACAAGGGCCAGCGCTGGCTTGGG TGTGAAAACGAGGCCGCCCTGAACCTGTATGAGACCTGCAAGGTGCGCACGGTAAAGGCAGGCACGCTGGAGAAGCTGGTGGAGCACCTGGTGCCTGCCTTCCAGGGCAGCGATCTCTCCTATGTCACCATCTTCCTGTGCACCTACCGAGCCTTCACCACCACCCAGCAGGTCCTGGACCTGCTGTTCAAAAG CAGGTACGGTAGACGTGACGCCCTCACGGCCTCCTCTAGATACGGATGCATCCTCCCTTACTCTGATGACGACGGCGGACCCCAGGACCAGTTAAAAAA GGCCATCTCCTCCattctgggcacctggctggacCAGTACTCGGAGGACTTCTGTCAGCCCCCAGATTTTCCCTGCCTCAAGCAGCTGGTGGCCTATGTGCAGCTCAACATGCCCGGTTCCGACCTGGAGCGCCGTGCCCACCTTCTGCTGGCCCAGCTGGAGCTCGcagagcccacggaggccgagcccgagggtgAGAAGACCGGAG CTTTGTCGCCTGCTCCAGCTCCAGCACCAGTTCTAAAAACAGCTCCAGAACTAGAGCCAGCTTTAGCACCAACTCTCCTGCCCACTCCAGAGCCAGACGCGGCTCCAGAACCAGCTCCAGAGCCAGACGCGGCTCCAGAACCAGCTCCAGAGCCAGAGCCGTCTCTGTCACGAGCGCTAGAGCTGGAGACAGCTCCAGCACCTGAGCCTCCCTGGCCTTCACCTGTGGCTGCAGAAAATGGCCTGAATGAGAAGCCTCACCTCTTGGCCTTCCCTCCCGACCTGGTGGCAGAGCAGTTTACCCTGATGGATGCG gagcTGTTCAAGAAGGTGGTGCCCTACCACTGTCTGGGCTGCATCTGGTCCCAGCGGGACAAGAAGGGCAAGGAGCACCTGGCTCCCACCGTCCGTGCCACGGTCACCCAGTTCAACAGCGTGGCCAACTGCGTCATCACCACCTGCCTGGGGGACCGGAGTGTGACGGCCCGGGACAGGGCCAGGGTGGTGGAGCACTGGATCGAGGTGGCCAGG gAGTGCCGCGTCCTCAAGAACTTCTCGTCACTCTACGCTATCCTGTCAGCCCTGCAGAGTAACTCCATTCACCGGCTGAAGAAGACGTGGGAAGAAGTTTCCAG GGACAGCTTCCGAATCTTTCAGAAGCTGTCGGAGATCTTCTCAGATGAGAACAACTattcgctgagcagagagctgctCATCAAG GAGGGGACTTCCAAGTTTGCCACCCTGGAGATGAACCCCAAGAGAGCTCAGAAGCGGCCAAAGGAGACG GGTGTCATCCAGGGCACCGTTCCATACCTGGGCACGTTCCTCACAGACCTGGTGATGCTGGACACCGCCATGAAAGACTATCTGTAT GGGAGACTGATCAACTTcgagaagaggaggaag GAATTCGAAGTGATCGCCCAGATCAAGCTGCTCCAGTCAGCATGCAACAATTACAGCATCGCCCCTGAGGAGCACTTTGGGGCCTGGTTCCGGGCCATGGAGCGGCTCAGCGAGACGGAGAG CTACAACCTATCGTGCGAGCTGGAGCCCCCCTCCGAGTCGGCCAGCAACACCCTCAAGGCCAAGAAGAACACGGCCATTGTCAAGCGCTGGAGCGA CCGCCAGGTCCCCAGCACGGAGCTCAGTACGAGCGGCAGCTCCCACTCCAAGTCCTGTGACCAGCTCAGGTGCGGCCCCTACCTCAGCAGCGGGGACATCGCCGACGCCCTCAGCGTCCACTCAGCCGGCTCGTCCAGCTCCGACGTGGAGGAGATCAACATGAGCTTTGTCCCAGAGTCCCCCGACGGTCAGGAAAAAAAG TTCTGGGAGTCGACCTCCCAGTCGTCCCCGGAGACCTCCGGCATCAGCTCGGCCTCCAGCACGTCCTCCTCGTCGGCCTCCACCACGCCCGTGGCCGCCGCACGCACCCACAAGCGCTCCGTGTCCGGGGTCTGCAGCTACAGCTGCTCGCGGCCGCTCTACAACCAGCAGGTGGGCGACCGCTGCATCGTCCGCGTCAGCCTGGACGTGGACAACGGCAACATGTACAAGAGCATCCTG GTAACCAGCCAAGATAAGGCTCCAGCCGTAATCCGCAAGGCCATGGACAAACACAACCTGGATGAGGATGAGCCAGATGACTATGAGCTAGTGCAGGTTATTTCAGACGATCGAA AGCTGAAGATCCCTGACAACGCCAACGTGTTCTACGCCATGAACTCAACTGCCAACTATGACTTTGTCCTAAAGAAACGGACCTTCACGAAAGGGGCAAAGGTCAGGCATGGCGCCAGCTCAACTCTTCCTCGCATGAAGCAGAAGGGACTCAAGATTGCTAAGGGCATCTTCTGA